In a genomic window of Primulina huaijiensis isolate GDHJ02 chromosome 10, ASM1229523v2, whole genome shotgun sequence:
- the LOC140986472 gene encoding uncharacterized protein, giving the protein MIIMQFLAQRVFIPKVVSTVLFHRHSSIEPSYAAASTIWFTKVVCTILVNHSQSLSVFDCDYFRKNLNPLVALGVIHHLSYRLKDPGTAFRFFQYLRINLNIIHSESSFDLLLRSLCHMGLHDSAKLVYGYMETDGFFPHNSTLDFLVSSFTNAGRFKIAEEILIAKAEFCSQKGEIVSSFVYNNFLSLLVGRNRLDEAVSFFKGHILRLRSFCPDTCSFNIVMRGLCRVGKVEEAFEFFIAMESFGCLPDLISYNTLINGLCRVGNVDRARLLLREVELHREFSPDVVTYTSVISGYCKSGSMEKAVTLFDEMIQRGTRPNLFTFNSIIDGFSKKGDSDSALMMYEKMLNGGLKPDVVTFTSIIDSHCRTGDLDKSMKLWDEMNKRQVSPNAFTFSIQINALCKANRLNESRDLLRQLNLRKDIIPSPFIYNPVIDGFCKAGNLDEANAIVAEMEAKGCVHDKMTFTILILGHCMKGRTFEAIDIYKKMLSVSCAPDNITMSSLTSCLRKAGMASEANEIELSASNNAKSGLSSLEKTTHLMRNMNIPVAV; this is encoded by the coding sequence atgataataatgcaatTTTTGGCTCAAAGGGTTTTCATTCCCAAGGTTGTATCCACGGTTTTGTTCCACCGTCACTCCTCCATAGAGCCATCCTACGCTGCTGCATCAACTATCTGGTTTACTAAAGTTGTCTGCACTATTTTGGTTAACCACTCTCAGTCCCTTTCTGTTTTTGACTGTGATTATTTTCGCAAAAATTTGAATCCGCTCGTAGCTCTTGGCGTAATTCATCATTTAAGCTATAGATTGAAAGACCCAGGTACGGCATTTAGATTTTTTCAGTATTTGAGGATTAACCTGAATATCATTCATTCGGAATCCAGTTTTGATTTGCTTCTGAGGTCACTTTGTCACATGGGTCTTCATGATTCAGCTAAATTAGTGTATGGGTACATGGAAACTGATGGATTTTTTCCTCACAACTCAACTTTGGATTTTTTAGTTTCGTCCTTCACGAATGCTGGGAGATTTAAGATTGCAGAAGAAATTTTGATTGCAAAAGCTGAATTTTGTAGTCAGAAAGGGGAAATAGTTAGCTCCTTTGTATATAACAATTTTTTGAGCTTGTTAGTAGGTAGAAATCGGTTAGACGAGGCAGTTAGTTTCTTCAAAGGTCATATATTGAGGTTACGGAGCTTTTGCCCTGACACTTGTAGTTTTAACATAGTAATGCGAGGATTGTGCCGAGTTGGGAAAGTCGAGGAggcttttgaattttttattgccATGGAAAGTTTTGGTTGTCTCCCGGACCTTATTTCTTATAATACCCTCATTAATGGATTGTGTAGAGTTGGTAATGTTGACAGAGCTCGGTTGCTACTGAGAGAAGTTGAATTACATCGAGAGTTTTCACCGGACGTCGTGACTTACACATCAGTTATATCTGGCTATTGCAAATCAGGTAGCATGGAGAAAGCTGTAACTCTTTTTGATGAGATGATTCAGCGTGGTACTAGACCAAACTTGTTCACGTTTAATAGTATTATTGATGGTTTTAGCAAAAAGGGTGATTCAGACTCTGCATTAATGATGTATGAAAAGATGCTCAATGGTGGCCTTAAACCTGATGTTGTGACATTCACCTCTATTATTGATAGTCATTGTAGGACTGGAGATTTGGACAAAAGCATGAAGCTCTGGGATGAGATGAATAAGCGTCAGGTGTCTCCTAACGCATTTACATTTTCCATTCAAATTAATGCTCTGTGTAAGGCAAATAGATTAAACGAATCTCGTGATTTATTAAGACAGTTGAACCTTAGAAAAGACATTATTCCCTCGCCGTTTATCTATAACCCCGTGATTGATGGGTTTTGTAAAGCTGGCAACCTAGATGAGGCAAATGCCATTGTTGCAGAAATGGAGGCAAAGGGGTGCGTCCATGATAAGATGACATTCACCATTCTTATTCTGGGGCATTGTATGAAAGGGAGAACGTTTGAAGCTATAGACATATATAAAAAGATGTTGTCAGTGAGTTGTGCACCGGACAATATTACCATGAGTTCTTTGACATCTTGCCTCAGAAAGGCTGGTATGGCGAGTGAAGCCAATGAAATAGAGCTATCCGCATCAAACAATGCGAAGTCAGGTTTATCATCATTAGAAAAAACCACACATTTGATGAGAAATATGAATATTCCAGTGGCTGTTTAG
- the LOC140986921 gene encoding protein BYPASS1-LIKE-like, whose translation MPSSNNHGSPMPFASFRRPILTIGSDQVHSEMNHDSGAQNLDTFQRQVFTRFHDISVVDANELLSISWICKLLDAFSSCQDHFQVLLSNNRGHLLKPPADRLATEFFDRAIKALDIFNASRDGIEKIRIWQKHLEIVLCALDTRQKILGEAHFRRARKALMDLALVMIDEKDTGSIFSHRNRSFGRKGKDSHHHRSSGHTRSLSWSVPHNWSASKQLQLIANNLIPPRGNEIEATDGLATLFFTMSFILMFVLWVLVLAIPCQDRGVQIHFTIPRNFPWTTPFLLLHSRIMDESKKKDRRSSNGLLKEIHQIEKNVHQMTTLVDSAQFPLSEEVKEEVRANGCELLLVCEACKNGLDPLQRQMRDVFRKIIKCHTEGLEALGKATEP comes from the coding sequence ATGCCTTCTTcaaacaatcatggctcccCTATGCCTTTTGCCTCGTTTCGCCGTCCAATTTTGACTATTGGAAGTGATCAGGTTCATTCAGAAATGAACCATGATTCCGGTGCTCAAAATCTTGATACATTTCAAAGGCAAGTTTTTACCCGGTTTCATGATATTTCAGTGGTTGATGCTAATGAACTTCTTTCTATTTCATGGATATGCAAGCTTTTAGATGCCTTTTCTAGCTGCCAGGATCATTTTCAAGTCTTATTGTCGAACAATAGAGGGCATCTCTTAAAGCCACCAGCAGATAGGCTTGCTACCGAATTCTTTGACAGGGCGATCAAAGCACTCGATATTTTCAATGCATCTCGTGATGGTATTGAGAAGATTCGAATATGGCAGAAACATTTGGAGATTGTTTTATGTGCTCTGGATACTCGACAGAAGATTTTAGGTGAAGCCCATTTTCGGCGAGCAAGAAAAGCCTTGATGGATTTGGCACTCGTGATGATAGACGAAAAGGATACAGGTTCTATATTTTCTCACCGGAACAGATCTTTTGGACGTAAGGGAAAGGATAGTCATCATCACCGTTCATCGGGGCACACACGATCTCTATCTTGGAGTGTACCTCATAATTGGTCAGCCTCAAAACAACTCCAGTTAATCGCAAACAACTTAATCCCTCCTCGTGGAAATGAAATAGAAGCTACAGATGGTCTGGCCACACTTTTCTTTACGATGAGTTTTATTCTAATGTTCGTCTTATGGGTCCTTGTTTTGGCAATCCCTTGTCAAGACCGAGGCGTGCAGATTCATTTCACAATCCCTCGTAATTTTCCATGGACCACACCATTTCTCTTGCTTCATAGTCGAATCATGGACGAATCAAAGAAAAAGGATCGTCGCAGCTCAAATGGTTTGCTAAAGGAAATACATCAAATCGAAAAGAACGTGCATCAGATGACCACCTTGGTGGATTCTGCTCAATTCCCTTTATCAGAGGAAGTGAAAGAAGAAGTCAGAGCAAATGGGTGCGAATTATTGTTAGTATGCGAAGCTTGTAAGAACGGATTGGATCCGTTGCAACGCCAGATGAGGGACGTCTTTCGAAAGATTATAAAGTGTCACACAGAAGGTCTCGAGGCCTTGGGCAAGGCTACTGAGCCTTGA
- the LOC140986860 gene encoding WAT1-related protein At1g68170-like has translation MEFCTRISNTLQEMKATLMMVMVQIIFSVVNIGYRLSTNDGMNLSILVAYRFMFGAAFIAPIAFFAERKKRPKLTRWIACYSFLCGLFGGALGQNLFLKSLTLTSATFVSAMINLVPAITFVIAIFFRLEGFGWNTSAGKAKVFGTLLGIGGAMLLTFYRGPDLNLWHTNINLLETTKSHQHPSTQIQNHNLVLGALLAVCSCVCYSVWLIVQAKAAELYPCPYSITAMMAFWASIQGIIFALCVERDWSQWTMGWDIRLLTASFAGFLGSGLVFPLVAWCVSLRGPVFVSAFNPMMLVLVAVAGSLFLQEKLHLGLLLGGILIVGGLYIVLWGKGQELKKVTQLVPEEDRDKGIEVVVSGRSGSSRWSCASRKDLEASERRDEARISQTLTGFNMIL, from the exons ATGGAGTTCTGTACGAGGATTTCGAATACTTTACAAGAGATGAAGGCGACCCTGATGATGGTTATGGTGCAAATTATATTTTCCGTGGTTAATATTGGGTATAGATTATCTACAAACGACGGCATGAATCTATCTATTCTAGTGGCTTACAGATTCATGTTCGGTGCCGCTTTCATTGCTCCTATCGCATTTTTTGCTGAAAG GAAAAAGAGGCCGAAGTTGACGAGGTGGATAGCCTGTTATTCATTTCTTTGTGGTTTATTCGG TGGAGCACTTGGACAGAATCTGTTCTTGAAAAGTTTGACGTTAACCTCTGCCACATTTGTATCTGCCATGATAAATCTTGTTCCAGCGATCACATTTGTCATAGCCATTTTCTTTAG GTTGGAGGGATTTGGATGGAATACAAGCGCGGGCAAAGCAAAGGTATTCGGAACGTTATTGGGCATAGGTGGGGCAATGCTCCTCACATTTTACAGAGGTCCAGATTTGAATCTCTGGCACACCAACATAAATCTGCTGGAAACAACTAAATCCCATCAACATCCAAGTACACAGATTCAAAATCATAATCTTGTATTGGGTGCACTTTTAGCCGTCTGTAGTTGTGTGTGTTACTCCGTCTGGTTGATCGTTCAG GCTAAGGCGGCAGAATTGTATCCATGTCCTTACTCAATAACAGCCATGATGGCGTTTTGGGCGTCGATACAAGGCATCATTTTCGCTCTCTGCGTGGAAAGAGATTGGAGCCAGTGGACAATGGGATGGGACATTAGGCTGCTTACTGCATCTTTTGCT GGATTTCTGGGCTCTGGATTGGTGTTTCCCCTAGTTGCCTGGTGCGTGTCCTTGAGAGGGCCAGTCTTTGTATCAGCCTTCAATCCCATGATGCTGGTGCTCGTAGCTGTTGCAGGATCTTTGTTCTTGCAAGAAAAGCTGCATCTTGGATT GTTGCTTGGTGGGATTTTGATCGTAGGAGGATTATACATTGTCCTGTGGGGAAAAGGGCAGGAACTAAAGAAGGTAACACAGTTGGTGCCGGAAGAAGATCGAGACAAGGGAATAGAGGTAGTCGTCTCGGGAAGGAGTGGTAGTAGTCGTTGGAGCTGCGCCAGCAGAAAGGATTTGGAGGCATCGGAACGGAGAGACGAAGCAAGAATTAGCCAGACTCTAACTGGTTTTAACATGATACTATAG